In the genome of Fulvivirga maritima, one region contains:
- a CDS encoding glycoside hydrolase 5 family protein has product MNKRTCIFTLVLFYLSYFSFAQQFVTVKDGLLYHQGEPYYFIGTNYWYGMNLGSAGNAGDRERLKRELDHMQELGIKNLRIIGASEGPDDAPYRVVPSLQPEAGKYNEEVFQGLDFLLVEMNKRGMTAAVGLNNFWIWSGGMSQYISWANDSAMVYSPPVENTNWHYFQQHSSSFFANKKANKLYRNFIKTMINRTNTISGIKYKDDPTIMSWQLSNEPRGYANIEAYRKWVDETAHFIQKKDKNHLVSIGSEGNTATHHAGTNFWIDHQSKYIDYATMHIWVENWAWYDPKKGTEDLDSAIYKAKKYLHEHLALSQKMNKPLVLEEFGVARDNGSFEITASTENRNKLFEAIFEEVYQNAGKGLMGCNFWSYSGEGRPKKAAGLWHAGDPFTGDPPHEKQGWYSVYDTDSATLELISKYAGLMNGLPQ; this is encoded by the coding sequence ATGAATAAGCGCACTTGTATATTTACCCTTGTTTTATTTTATCTCTCATATTTTAGTTTTGCTCAGCAGTTCGTTACCGTGAAAGATGGTCTTTTGTACCATCAGGGTGAGCCTTATTATTTTATTGGCACCAACTATTGGTATGGCATGAACCTGGGCTCAGCAGGTAATGCTGGCGACCGTGAGCGACTCAAGCGGGAGCTGGATCATATGCAGGAGTTAGGTATTAAAAACCTGCGTATTATCGGTGCTTCAGAAGGTCCTGATGACGCCCCATATAGAGTGGTGCCTTCTTTACAGCCAGAAGCAGGTAAGTATAATGAAGAAGTGTTTCAGGGGTTAGACTTTCTTCTGGTAGAAATGAATAAAAGAGGAATGACTGCCGCTGTAGGTCTTAATAATTTCTGGATTTGGAGTGGAGGTATGTCTCAGTACATTTCATGGGCTAATGATTCTGCCATGGTTTATTCCCCTCCGGTAGAAAATACTAACTGGCATTATTTTCAGCAGCATTCCAGTTCTTTCTTTGCTAATAAAAAGGCCAATAAATTATATCGAAATTTTATTAAAACCATGATTAACCGCACTAATACCATCAGCGGCATAAAGTATAAAGATGATCCTACCATTATGTCATGGCAGCTTAGTAATGAGCCCAGAGGCTATGCTAATATAGAAGCTTATCGTAAATGGGTAGATGAAACGGCTCACTTCATTCAGAAAAAGGATAAAAATCATTTGGTGAGCATTGGCTCTGAGGGTAACACGGCTACACACCACGCGGGCACTAACTTTTGGATAGATCACCAAAGTAAATACATAGACTATGCTACCATGCATATTTGGGTAGAAAATTGGGCTTGGTATGATCCTAAAAAAGGCACTGAAGATCTTGATTCGGCTATTTATAAAGCAAAGAAGTATTTGCATGAACATCTGGCTTTAAGCCAAAAAATGAATAAACCATTGGTACTGGAAGAATTCGGCGTTGCTCGAGATAATGGTTCTTTTGAAATAACCGCGAGTACTGAAAATAGAAATAAGCTATTTGAAGCCATTTTCGAAGAGGTTTATCAAAATGCGGGCAAAGGGCTAATGGGGTGCAACTTCTGGTCATATTCAGGTGAAGGCAGGCCTAAAAAGGCAGCAGGACTATGGCATGCAGGAGATCCTTTCACTGGAGATCCTCCCCATGAGAAACAAGGCTGGTATTCAGTGTATGATACTGACTCGGCTACGCTCGAACTTATCAGTAAGTATGCCGGCTTAATGAATGGCTTGCCTCAGTAA
- a CDS encoding exo-alpha-sialidase gives MMMSLVADLRSVVVKCSIFFCVFCFQFVNAQTGSENEPIRYVGGQHIDPFRHEAGLRYAIGVENIQTLRANRTNPDMSDGYGWTYNHASNLAYWNGQFYQQYISGEADEHIAPVQTMLVTSKNGKDWGFPQVAFPPYEAPEGVEIPKGSTGYMMHQRMGFYVAPNGRLLTVAFYGHTENPFGENGIGRVAREIYKDGSMGPIYFIRYDSQTKWNETNTSYPFYKKSKDKGFRAACEALLSDKLMTWQWFEEDNGADGFYAPNHMDRSHQAFNWYTRKDGKIVGLWKKSYAALSIDGGVSFTDPVKASTFVMSGGKVWGQQTEDGRYAISYNPIDQTQYRFPLAITTSDDGMIYDNLLLVQAEVPPRRFTGRWKDFGPCYMRGILPGNGNAPGTDMWMTYSMNKEDMWVCRIPTPIKYEVTQDVKDDFENMTAEGAVVDWNLYSPKWAKVQLIKETNANQCLQLTDSDPYDYARAIRVFQEGKNVNATFKVKVEEADTAKFEIEIADKFGNRPVQLSFDGDGFIKVFNGDRMVSLIQYKKGQWYSLKVNCNADGIGSYSVYVDDKLLAEDLPAAMAIKSVERISFRTGSYRNTPDRKTPNETNDPPLPGADEEQKQSKYLIDDVFITSQMD, from the coding sequence ATGATGATGAGTTTAGTTGCTGACTTACGGAGCGTAGTTGTAAAATGCTCCATATTCTTTTGTGTATTTTGTTTTCAGTTTGTAAATGCTCAAACAGGGAGCGAGAACGAGCCGATAAGGTATGTAGGAGGTCAGCATATTGATCCATTTAGGCATGAGGCGGGGCTGAGGTATGCCATAGGGGTAGAGAATATCCAAACCTTAAGAGCTAACAGAACCAACCCTGACATGAGTGACGGATATGGTTGGACATACAATCATGCCTCTAACCTGGCTTACTGGAATGGGCAGTTTTACCAACAATACATCAGTGGTGAAGCAGATGAGCATATAGCTCCAGTGCAAACTATGCTGGTTACGTCGAAAAATGGTAAAGACTGGGGTTTTCCACAAGTTGCATTTCCTCCTTATGAAGCTCCAGAGGGTGTTGAGATTCCTAAAGGCTCTACGGGGTATATGATGCACCAGCGCATGGGTTTTTATGTGGCGCCTAATGGCAGATTGCTAACAGTGGCCTTCTATGGACATACGGAAAACCCTTTCGGTGAAAATGGTATCGGTCGGGTAGCAAGGGAGATTTATAAAGATGGTAGCATGGGTCCTATTTATTTTATTAGATATGATAGCCAGACCAAATGGAATGAGACTAACACATCATATCCTTTTTATAAAAAATCAAAAGATAAAGGATTTAGAGCAGCTTGCGAGGCACTGTTATCTGATAAATTAATGACCTGGCAGTGGTTTGAAGAAGACAATGGAGCGGATGGCTTTTATGCACCTAATCATATGGATAGGTCTCATCAGGCTTTTAACTGGTATACCCGGAAAGATGGTAAAATAGTAGGGCTTTGGAAGAAGTCTTATGCGGCACTTTCTATTGATGGTGGCGTGAGCTTTACTGATCCTGTTAAAGCATCTACTTTTGTGATGTCTGGAGGTAAAGTTTGGGGGCAGCAGACGGAAGATGGCAGGTATGCTATTTCTTATAACCCAATAGATCAGACTCAGTATCGATTTCCTTTGGCTATAACTACCAGCGATGATGGTATGATCTATGATAACTTGTTATTAGTGCAGGCAGAGGTGCCTCCAAGAAGGTTTACCGGCAGATGGAAAGATTTTGGACCTTGCTACATGCGAGGCATATTGCCTGGCAATGGAAATGCCCCCGGTACGGATATGTGGATGACCTATAGCATGAACAAAGAAGATATGTGGGTTTGTCGTATTCCTACTCCAATTAAATATGAAGTCACTCAGGATGTAAAAGATGATTTCGAAAATATGACTGCCGAAGGCGCTGTTGTTGATTGGAATTTATATTCTCCGAAATGGGCTAAAGTGCAATTGATAAAAGAGACTAATGCTAATCAGTGTCTTCAATTAACAGACAGTGATCCTTATGACTATGCAAGAGCTATTCGAGTATTTCAGGAAGGAAAAAATGTGAATGCCACTTTTAAGGTTAAAGTGGAGGAAGCAGATACCGCTAAGTTTGAAATAGAAATAGCAGATAAATTTGGGAATAGACCAGTGCAGTTGTCCTTCGATGGTGATGGATTTATCAAAGTATTTAATGGTGATAGAATGGTTTCTTTGATTCAATATAAAAAAGGTCAATGGTATTCTTTAAAAGTGAATTGTAATGCTGATGGCATTGGTAGTTATTCTGTTTATGTTGATGATAAATTGCTTGCAGAAGATTTACCAGCAGCTATGGCGATAAAGTCAGTGGAGCGTATTTCATTCAGAACAGGCAGCTATAGAAATACACCTGACAGAAAAACCCCAAATGAAACGAATGACCCGCCATTACCTGGGGCTGATGAAGAGCAAAAGCAGTCAAAATATTTGATTGATGATGTTTTTATTACCAGCCAAATGGATTAA